Genomic DNA from Vespa velutina chromosome 6, iVesVel2.1, whole genome shotgun sequence:
aaactaaaagaaaattaaattcgacaaagcttttctttttcgtccataattttttcttcacccccttttttttttttttcctttctttcctcttgttctttttcatgacaaatatataatttaatatcacagagaaataataataaattatatagtttcttttttttttttttttttttctttttttttaattcgttaacgataacaatacaATACGATATTgctattgataataacaaacaTACTTCTTAAATATTGgttttaactatttttttttcttttttttaactttttaatttgCCAATCATATTAAGTTAAACGAACGTgttgttaatatatttctacagGGTACTCGACGCGTTAATAATAGTATGGCGTAAGCGCatgtccaaaaaaaaaaaaaaaaaataaaaaaaaaaaacaatattccGTTTGCTCGTTTACATACCACGTGGTCCCTTCATACGAACGAATTCTATTCGTTGAGAGGTTGCCCCTGAGAAAAGGCCGAAGGTCATACGCTGCGCCATTTTTGTGCTGAGACTCGactgaaatttataatttacgttTCATCgtctgtaaaatatatattcaataccttcgtatcattataattgatttttatttcgtatgatATCATTGATTAATTACCCTAGCGTCGTAAACTTTCTTCAAGGCATCGTATCTGATCGAACCCAAAAAGATGACACCCTGGACGGCACCGTCCCTATCGGAAGCTACCAATTCAACACAAACCATTTCTCCATCTCTTACTAAAATATCACAGAAGACTTCGTCGAAATTGTCTACCATGAAACAAATATGGGGATAGGTCATTTCCTCGAGATCACCTTTAGCGTCCATTCGTCTACGGCTCGGACTTGCGTATACTTTTTGCGAATGTCTTCGTAATAcctaatacaataaaatataataagtaatagaAATTCAAGTAGACGTAAATAGaacgggaaagaaaaaaaaaattagagattcgtaattgttcttctttttttttttcttttttttccttttttttttttttttcaaatcgacgTTCACACTTAAAACTCTTACTTGCAATTCCTTCGGACTTGTCCTTGTGCATATTGCTAAAGTTAGAGTGTAATCGAATTGATGCACGACTAGATTCAGGTACACGGTTTCTTCCCAATCGATATCAGGATCACCGATCGGCAGTTTCTTGCTGTCCTTGCGAAAGACATCGACCTCGGTTTCGAACTTCGGCAAATATCTCGAAGAGGTTTTAACGTGCTTCTTACGAACGAAGAAGAGCAAATCGTCACCGTCTATCGTATGTTCCGCTTGGAATAAGAAATGACGTACAAAGAGATCGGTCCAATAGGTCATACCTTGAAGTACGACGAAA
This window encodes:
- the LOC124949745 gene encoding uncharacterized protein KIAA0930 homolog isoform X6; translated protein: MASLAGSSSSGLARPPTMLEQLLEEINFQRTKELRQMLKDDSGFVVLQGMTYWTDLFVRHFLFQAEHTIDGDDLLFFVRKKHVKTSSRYLPKFETEVDVFRKDSKKLPIGDPDIDWEETVYLNLVVHQFDYTLTLAICTRTSPKELQVLRRHSQKVYASPSRRRMDAKGDLEEMTYPHICFMVDNFDEVFCDILVRDGEMVCVELVASDRDGAVQGVIFLGSIRYDALKKVYDARSSLSTKMAQRMTFGLFSGATSQRIEFVRMKGPRGKGHAEMAVTKPKGSGAETPTSEPGYCATDALWDADWDDAEELFMYRHQRRLSDPSANLNNFVRGGWRTKPDTVAMKARSENEGLDSMANGLSEIEAGDVRDVPVLIESLSLRCLR
- the LOC124949745 gene encoding uncharacterized protein KIAA0930 homolog isoform X5, producing MASLAGSSSSGLARPPTMLEQLLEEINFQRTKELRQMLKDDSGFVVLQGMTYWTDLFVRHFLFQAEHTIDGDDLLFFVRKKHVKTSSRYLPKFETEVDVFRKDSKKLPIGDPDIDWEETVYLNLVVHQFDYTLTLAICTRTSPKELQVLRRHSQKVYASPSRRRMDAKGDLEEMTYPHICFMVDNFDEVFCDILVRDGEMVCVELVASDRDGAVQGVIFLGSIRYDALKKVYDARSSLSTKMAQRMTFGLFSGATSQRIEFVRMKGPRGKGHAEMAVTKPKGSGAETPTSEPGYCATDALWDADWDDAEELFMYRHQRRLSDPSANLNNFVRGGWRTKPDTVAMKARSENEGLDSMANGLSEIEAGDVRDELDDGAYNPLWTMRGFTQTFHFWKETRRAQSVPLNAFLTYITLPWWSIAKDILDHREGPILTF